One window from the genome of Pseudomonas fluorescens encodes:
- a CDS encoding NAD(P)/FAD-dependent oxidoreductase — translation MRSTEVVIIGAGAAGLMCALTAAVRGRQVMLLDHANKAGKKILMSGGGRCNFTNMYTEPGNFLSQNPHFCKSALARYTQWDFIALVAKHGVPYHEKKLGQLFCDNKSSDILGLLLDECDQAGVCLHLDTSITQIEKTDGGYLLQTTLGALACQSLVIATGGLSIPTLGATGFGYQVAKQFGHALLPTRAGLVPFTITDQLKTLCTELSGTSVDCLVSCNDQSFRENILFTHRGLSGPAILQISSFWEPGDTVQINLLPDHDVPQWLQQQQAERPNSELKTLLGELFTKKMANLLADTWFVSKPMKQYTHAELADIAEKLASWNVVPAGTEGYRTAEVTLGGVDTREVSSKTMESLKSPGLYFIGEVLDVTGHLGGFNFQWAWASGYAAAQYV, via the coding sequence TTGCGCTCTACCGAAGTCGTGATCATTGGCGCTGGCGCCGCGGGGTTGATGTGTGCGCTGACCGCGGCCGTGCGCGGGCGGCAGGTGATGCTGCTGGACCACGCCAACAAGGCCGGCAAGAAAATCCTCATGTCGGGCGGTGGGCGCTGCAATTTCACCAACATGTACACCGAGCCGGGCAACTTCCTGTCGCAGAACCCGCACTTCTGCAAGTCGGCCCTGGCCCGCTACACCCAGTGGGACTTCATCGCCCTGGTGGCCAAGCACGGCGTGCCCTATCACGAGAAAAAACTCGGCCAGTTGTTCTGCGATAACAAATCCAGCGACATCCTCGGCCTGCTGCTGGATGAATGCGACCAGGCCGGCGTCTGCCTGCACCTCGACACGTCGATCACCCAGATCGAAAAAACCGACGGCGGCTACCTGCTGCAAACCACCCTTGGCGCCCTCGCCTGCCAATCCCTGGTGATCGCCACGGGTGGGCTGTCGATCCCGACCCTCGGGGCGACCGGCTTCGGTTATCAGGTGGCGAAACAGTTTGGCCATGCGCTGCTGCCGACCCGCGCCGGGCTGGTGCCGTTCACCATCACCGATCAGCTCAAGACGCTGTGCACCGAGCTGTCAGGCACCTCGGTGGATTGCCTGGTGAGCTGCAACGACCAGAGTTTTCGCGAGAACATCTTGTTCACCCATCGCGGCCTGAGCGGGCCGGCGATCCTGCAGATTTCCTCGTTCTGGGAACCGGGGGACACGGTGCAGATCAACCTGCTGCCCGACCACGACGTGCCACAATGGCTGCAACAGCAACAGGCCGAACGCCCCAACAGCGAACTCAAGACCCTGCTGGGCGAGCTGTTCACCAAGAAGATGGCCAACCTGCTGGCCGACACCTGGTTCGTGTCCAAACCCATGAAGCAGTACACCCACGCGGAACTGGCGGACATTGCCGAGAAATTGGCGAGCTGGAACGTCGTCCCCGCCGGTACCGAAGGCTACCGCACCGCCGAAGTCACCCTGGGCGGCGTCGACACCCGGGAAGTCTCGTCCAAGACCATGGAATCGTTGAAAAGCCCTGGCCTGTACTTCATCGGCGAAGTGCTGGACGTCACCGGGCACCTGGGCGGGTTCAATTTCCAGTGGGCGTGGGCATCGGGGTATGCGGCGGCGCAGTACGTCTGA
- the dbpA gene encoding ATP-dependent RNA helicase DbpA has product MLANLESLGYAQMTPIQAQSLPVILKGMDLIAQAKTGSGKTAAFGIGLLNPINPRFFGCQALVMCPTRELADQVAKEIRRLARAEDNIKVLTLCGGVSFGPQIASLEHGAHIIVGTPGRIQQHLRKGSLVLDGLNTLILDEADRMLDMGFYDAIEDIIQQTPERRQTLLFSATYPVGIKQLSSKFMRNPQQVKAEAFHSDAQIEQRFYEISPEERMDAVVKVLAHFRPASCVAFCFTKQQVQETVDHLSAKGISAVGLHGDLEQRDRDQVLAMFANRSTSVLVATDVAARGLDIDALDMVINVELARDSEIHIHRVGRTGRAGEKGIAISLVAPSEAHRAQAIEQLQKSPLSWDQLDNLKPQGGGPLLPAMSTLCIGAGRKDKVRPGDILGALTGEAGIPGAQVGKIAIFDFQAYVAVERGIAKQALQRLNDGKIKGRSLRVRIL; this is encoded by the coding sequence ATGCTGGCTAACCTCGAATCACTCGGTTATGCCCAGATGACGCCGATCCAGGCGCAAAGCTTGCCGGTGATCCTCAAGGGCATGGACCTGATCGCCCAGGCCAAGACCGGCAGCGGCAAGACCGCCGCCTTCGGCATCGGCCTGCTGAACCCGATCAACCCACGCTTCTTCGGCTGCCAGGCACTGGTGATGTGCCCCACCCGCGAGCTGGCTGACCAGGTCGCCAAGGAAATCCGTCGCCTGGCCCGCGCCGAAGACAACATCAAGGTCCTGACCCTGTGCGGCGGCGTGTCCTTCGGCCCGCAGATCGCTTCCCTCGAACACGGCGCCCACATCATCGTCGGCACGCCGGGACGCATCCAACAGCACCTGCGCAAGGGTTCGCTGGTGCTCGACGGCCTCAACACGCTGATCCTCGACGAAGCCGACCGCATGCTCGACATGGGCTTCTACGACGCCATCGAAGACATCATCCAGCAGACCCCGGAACGCCGCCAGACGCTGCTGTTCTCCGCCACCTACCCGGTGGGCATCAAGCAACTGTCGTCCAAGTTCATGCGCAATCCGCAGCAAGTGAAAGCCGAGGCGTTTCACTCCGACGCGCAGATCGAGCAGCGCTTCTATGAGATCTCCCCCGAGGAGCGCATGGACGCGGTGGTCAAGGTGCTGGCGCATTTCCGCCCGGCCTCCTGCGTGGCGTTCTGCTTCACCAAGCAGCAGGTCCAGGAAACCGTCGACCACCTGAGCGCCAAGGGCATTTCTGCCGTTGGCCTGCACGGCGACCTGGAACAACGCGACCGCGACCAGGTGCTGGCGATGTTCGCCAACCGCAGCACCTCGGTCCTGGTAGCGACTGACGTGGCGGCCCGCGGCCTGGACATCGATGCCCTGGACATGGTGATCAACGTCGAACTGGCCCGGGACTCGGAAATTCATATCCACCGCGTTGGCCGCACCGGTCGCGCCGGTGAGAAAGGCATCGCCATCAGCCTGGTAGCGCCGTCCGAAGCCCACCGCGCCCAGGCCATCGAGCAACTGCAGAAGTCGCCCCTGAGCTGGGACCAACTGGACAACCTCAAGCCCCAGGGCGGCGGCCCGCTGCTGCCGGCCATGAGCACCCTGTGCATCGGCGCCGGGCGTAAAGACAAGGTCCGCCCCGGCGACATCCTCGGTGCCCTGACCGGCGAGGCCGGCATCCCCGGTGCCCAGGTCGGCAAGATCGCGATCTTCGATTTCCAGGCCTATGTGGCCGTGGAACGCGGCATCGCCAAACAGGCCCTGCAACGCCTGAACGATGGCAAGATCAAGGGCCGCTCGTTGCGGGTGCGGATCCTGTAA
- the yccS gene encoding YccS family putative transporter has protein sequence MSSNSFSQSLRRLWALDKFSYSVRVFIALTGSMGLCWYLDEMALLIPLFLGIIASALAETDDSWQGRLNALAVTLVCFTIAALSVELLFPYPVLFIVALALASFGLTMLGALGERYGAIASATLILSVYTMIGVDQRGGAVTDFWHEPLLLVAGATWYGLLSVLWQALFSNQPVQQSLARLFRELGRYLKLKSSLLEPIRQLDVEARRLELAQQNGRVVAALNSAKEIILHRVGNGRPGSKVSRYLKLYFLAQDIHERASSSHYPYNALAEAFFHSDVLFRCQRLLRQQGKACQALAESIQLRQPFVYDDTFAEALNDLHASLEHLRIQSNPAWRGLLRSLRALSVNLGTMDRLLSDASNPDALADATDSSLLDRSPRSLKDVWLRLRTQLTPTSLLFRHALRLPLALSVGYAVVHMIHPSQGYWIILTTLFVCQPNYGATRRKLGQRIIGTAIGLTVAWALFDLFPNPLVQSCFAIAAGVVFFTNRTTRYTLATAGITIMVLFCFNQVGDGYGLLLPRLFDTLLGSLIAGLAVFLFLPDWQGRRLNKVLANTLTCNSIYLRQIMQQYAAGKSDDLAYRLARRNAHNADAALSTTLANMLMEPGHFRKEADVGFRFLVLSHTLLSYLSGLGAHRGTELPTEVREQLIDGAGVRLAASIDEIAQGLASKQPIAIQSDEEEALASELEQMPDEIDEGQRLVQTQLGLICRQLGPLRTLAAHLIKDTGEA, from the coding sequence ATGTCATCGAACTCGTTTAGCCAGTCTTTGCGTCGCCTTTGGGCGTTGGATAAGTTCAGTTATAGCGTGCGGGTGTTCATCGCCCTGACCGGCAGCATGGGGCTGTGCTGGTACCTGGACGAAATGGCGCTGCTGATTCCCCTGTTCCTGGGTATCATCGCCAGCGCCCTGGCCGAGACCGACGACAGTTGGCAGGGCCGCCTCAACGCGCTGGCCGTAACGCTGGTGTGCTTCACCATTGCGGCGCTGTCGGTGGAGTTGCTGTTCCCGTATCCCGTGCTGTTCATCGTCGCCCTGGCCCTAGCGAGCTTCGGCCTGACCATGCTCGGGGCCCTGGGTGAACGTTATGGCGCGATTGCCTCGGCCACCCTGATCCTTTCGGTCTACACCATGATCGGCGTAGACCAGCGCGGCGGCGCGGTCACCGATTTCTGGCATGAGCCGCTGCTGCTGGTGGCCGGCGCCACCTGGTACGGCCTGCTTTCGGTGCTGTGGCAGGCGCTGTTTTCCAACCAACCGGTGCAGCAAAGCCTGGCGCGGCTGTTTCGCGAGTTGGGACGCTACCTGAAACTCAAATCGTCGCTCCTCGAGCCGATCCGCCAACTCGACGTCGAGGCCCGCCGCCTGGAACTGGCCCAGCAGAATGGCCGGGTGGTCGCCGCGCTCAACAGCGCGAAGGAAATCATCCTGCACCGCGTGGGCAACGGCCGGCCGGGCTCGAAGGTCAGTCGCTACCTGAAGCTGTACTTCCTGGCCCAGGACATCCACGAACGCGCCAGTTCCTCCCACTATCCCTACAACGCGCTCGCCGAGGCCTTCTTCCACAGCGACGTGCTGTTCCGCTGCCAGCGCCTGCTGCGCCAGCAAGGCAAGGCCTGCCAGGCGCTGGCCGAGTCGATCCAACTGCGCCAGCCGTTCGTCTACGACGACACCTTCGCCGAGGCCCTCAACGACCTGCACGCATCCCTTGAACACCTGCGCATCCAGAGCAACCCGGCCTGGCGTGGCTTGCTGCGTTCGTTGCGAGCCCTGTCGGTGAACCTGGGCACCATGGACCGCCTGCTCAGCGACGCGAGCAACCCCGACGCCCTGGCCGACGCCACCGACAGCAGCCTGCTGGACCGCTCGCCGCGCAGCCTCAAGGATGTCTGGCTGCGCTTGCGCACCCAGCTCACGCCCACCTCGCTGCTGTTCCGGCATGCCCTGCGCTTGCCCCTGGCTTTGAGCGTGGGTTACGCCGTGGTGCACATGATCCACCCGTCCCAGGGCTATTGGATCATCCTCACCACGCTGTTCGTGTGCCAACCCAACTACGGCGCCACCCGGCGCAAGCTCGGCCAGCGGATCATCGGCACCGCCATCGGCCTGACGGTGGCCTGGGCGTTGTTCGATCTGTTCCCCAACCCGCTGGTGCAGTCGTGCTTCGCCATTGCCGCCGGGGTGGTGTTCTTTACCAACCGCACCACCCGCTACACCCTGGCGACGGCGGGGATCACCATCATGGTGCTGTTCTGCTTCAACCAGGTGGGCGACGGCTATGGTCTGCTGCTGCCGCGGCTGTTCGATACCTTGCTCGGCAGCCTGATCGCCGGGCTGGCGGTGTTCCTGTTCCTGCCCGACTGGCAAGGTCGGCGACTGAACAAAGTGCTGGCCAACACGCTGACCTGCAACAGCATTTACCTGCGCCAGATCATGCAGCAATACGCCGCGGGCAAAAGTGACGACCTGGCCTACCGCCTGGCCCGACGCAACGCCCACAACGCCGATGCCGCGCTGTCCACCACGCTGGCCAACATGCTGATGGAGCCAGGGCATTTCCGCAAGGAAGCCGATGTGGGGTTCCGCTTCCTGGTGCTGTCCCACACCCTGCTCAGTTACTTGTCCGGCCTGGGCGCCCACCGGGGCACCGAACTGCCGACGGAAGTGCGCGAACAGTTGATCGACGGTGCCGGGGTGAGACTGGCAGCGAGCATCGACGAAATCGCCCAGGGCCTGGCGAGCAAACAACCGATTGCGATCCAGAGCGACGAAGAGGAAGCCCTGGCCAGCGAGCTTGAACAGATGCCCGATGAAATCGACGAAGGCCAGCGCCTGGTGCAGACGCAACTGGGGCTGATCTGTCGACAGTTGGGGCCGTTGCGCACGTTGGCGGCGCATTTGATCAAGGACACTGGCGAGGCTTGA
- a CDS encoding substrate-binding periplasmic protein, translating to MPRLHRTLALIGLLLLSYEACAQKLRLVADAWPPFTDSTLINGGLATDIVSTALARAGYATDFEQVPWARAMLGIGEGRYDVLINAWYSEDRTHIGRFSAEYLINRVLFIKRKDEAIQFDSLQQLRAYPIAVVRGYAYSKDFDEDPQMQKVPVHNFAMAVRMLAADRVKLTLEDEFVARYYLARESPKVRSAVEFLPKPLSENSLHILVSLKNPEHEQIVAGFDREIAAMKADGSYARLLKAHGM from the coding sequence ATGCCGCGATTGCATCGAACTCTTGCATTGATCGGGTTGCTGTTGCTGAGCTATGAGGCTTGCGCGCAGAAGTTGCGCCTGGTCGCCGATGCCTGGCCGCCCTTTACCGATTCCACCTTGATCAATGGCGGCCTGGCGACCGATATCGTCAGCACCGCCCTGGCGCGGGCCGGCTATGCCACCGACTTCGAACAGGTGCCCTGGGCCCGGGCGATGCTGGGCATCGGCGAGGGCCGCTATGACGTGCTGATCAACGCCTGGTACAGCGAGGATCGCACCCATATCGGCCGGTTCTCGGCCGAATACCTGATCAACCGCGTGCTCTTCATCAAGCGCAAGGACGAGGCGATCCAGTTCGACAGCCTGCAACAGCTGCGTGCCTATCCCATCGCTGTCGTGCGCGGTTATGCCTATTCCAAGGATTTCGATGAAGACCCGCAGATGCAGAAAGTCCCGGTGCATAACTTCGCCATGGCGGTGCGCATGCTGGCTGCCGACCGCGTGAAGTTGACCCTGGAAGACGAGTTCGTCGCCCGCTATTACCTGGCCCGCGAATCGCCCAAGGTGCGCAGCGCCGTGGAGTTCCTGCCCAAGCCCTTGAGCGAAAACAGCCTGCACATCCTGGTCAGCCTGAAGAACCCGGAGCATGAGCAGATCGTGGCCGGGTTCGATCGGGAGATCGCGGCGATGAAGGCGGATGGGAGTTATGCGCGGTTATTGAAGGCGCATGGGATGTAG
- a CDS encoding IS3 family transposase has protein sequence MINELDEQYGVNNCCRAFGVNRSSFYAWRQRQGKVKPEREKLKAVLVEHHKESRASAGSRTLSKELQAKGHRVGRHMARSLMREAGVASRQRRRHKYKSSGVEALVAPHVLKRKFDVTAINQVWCGDVTYIKVGKRWMYFAAVLDLFARRIVGWSFSMISDASLTCEALRMAVQLRGCPKEVLFHSDQGCQYTSHKFRNEMRKHGLLQSMSRKGECWDNAPMERFFGSLKSEWVPEDGYSSEHEARVDVQRYVMRYNNVRLHSYNDYRSPVAMEKLAA, from the coding sequence TTGATCAATGAGCTGGACGAGCAGTACGGCGTTAACAATTGCTGTCGGGCGTTTGGAGTCAACCGCAGCAGCTTTTACGCCTGGCGTCAGCGCCAAGGCAAAGTGAAGCCCGAGCGGGAGAAACTTAAAGCCGTGCTGGTCGAGCATCACAAGGAGTCCAGAGCATCCGCGGGGTCTCGCACCCTTTCCAAGGAGCTGCAAGCAAAGGGACATCGTGTCGGGCGGCATATGGCTCGCAGCTTGATGCGCGAAGCCGGTGTTGCCAGTCGTCAGCGCCGGCGGCACAAGTACAAATCTTCCGGCGTGGAAGCGTTGGTGGCGCCGCACGTGCTCAAGCGCAAGTTTGATGTCACGGCGATCAACCAGGTGTGGTGTGGCGATGTGACGTACATCAAGGTCGGCAAGCGCTGGATGTATTTCGCGGCGGTGCTGGATCTGTTTGCTCGCCGGATCGTGGGCTGGTCGTTTTCAATGATTTCCGATGCCTCGCTGACCTGCGAAGCGTTGCGAATGGCGGTGCAATTGCGAGGTTGCCCAAAAGAGGTGCTGTTTCATTCCGATCAAGGCTGCCAATACACCAGCCACAAATTCAGGAATGAAATGCGCAAGCATGGACTCCTGCAAAGCATGAGTCGCAAAGGTGAGTGCTGGGACAACGCCCCGATGGAGCGTTTCTTTGGGAGCCTGAAGTCAGAGTGGGTGCCAGAAGATGGCTACAGCTCGGAGCATGAAGCCCGCGTGGATGTGCAGCGTTATGTGATGCGTTACAACAACGTCAGACTCCATAGCTACAACGACTACCGGTCGCCGGTAGCTATGGAGAAACTGGCAGCATGA
- a CDS encoding polysaccharide lyase family 7 protein → MIDLATWNLSIPEGSPPATISTPLLVQGFKDQYFNSETGTLFFWAPVTGAKTENAIYPRSELRETYSNGTLRNWLYSAADNKLAATLTVSQVPSSGKIVIGQIHAKDSTSPMVKLEYQYKTYSSTGNIVAKVRIRPDDESGQVITIATGIKLNQSFSYLIHLSPAGVLTINGAGYQWNTNISNTWSDKPLYFKAGVYVQDNTGYVTEGGKVTFSMLDIDHNL, encoded by the coding sequence ATGATCGATCTCGCCACCTGGAACTTGAGCATCCCCGAGGGCAGCCCACCGGCAACCATTTCAACCCCGCTGCTGGTACAGGGGTTCAAGGACCAATACTTCAACTCCGAAACCGGGACCCTGTTCTTCTGGGCACCGGTGACCGGCGCCAAGACGGAAAACGCGATCTACCCGCGCAGCGAACTGCGGGAGACCTACAGCAACGGTACATTGCGCAACTGGCTGTATTCGGCGGCGGACAACAAACTGGCCGCGACCCTGACCGTCAGCCAGGTGCCCAGCAGCGGCAAGATCGTGATCGGCCAAATCCACGCCAAGGACAGCACCAGCCCCATGGTGAAGCTGGAGTACCAGTACAAGACCTACAGCTCCACCGGCAACATCGTCGCCAAGGTCCGCATACGCCCCGATGACGAATCGGGCCAGGTCATCACCATCGCCACGGGCATCAAGCTGAACCAGTCGTTCTCCTACCTGATTCACCTCAGCCCCGCCGGCGTCCTGACCATCAACGGCGCCGGCTATCAGTGGAATACCAACATCAGCAACACCTGGAGCGACAAGCCGCTGTACTTCAAGGCAGGCGTGTATGTGCAAGACAACACCGGCTACGTCACCGAAGGCGGGAAAGTGACCTTCAGCATGCTGGATATCGATCACAACCTCTGA
- a CDS encoding GNAT family N-acetyltransferase — MDIEWVCKHHSDLSKEQLYAILKLRSDVFVVEQNCAYPDVDGLDLEGDTCHLMAWHDNHLVAYLRLLDPHSQNSDVVIGRVIIAPQARGQGLGHTLMEQALKQAEKHWPGTSISLSAQAHLQGYYGRYGFEVVGVEYLEDGIPHIGMHRP; from the coding sequence ATGGATATCGAGTGGGTCTGCAAACATCACAGTGACCTGAGCAAGGAACAGCTGTATGCCATCCTCAAATTGCGCTCCGACGTGTTCGTCGTCGAGCAGAACTGCGCCTACCCGGACGTCGACGGGCTGGACCTGGAGGGCGACACCTGCCACCTGATGGCCTGGCACGACAACCACCTGGTGGCCTATCTGCGCTTGCTCGACCCACACTCGCAGAACAGCGACGTAGTGATCGGGCGCGTGATCATCGCTCCCCAGGCGCGCGGCCAGGGGTTGGGCCACACGCTGATGGAGCAAGCGCTCAAGCAGGCCGAGAAACATTGGCCCGGCACATCGATCTCATTGTCGGCCCAGGCGCATCTGCAGGGGTACTACGGGCGGTACGGGTTTGAAGTGGTGGGGGTGGAATACCTGGAGGATGGGATTCCACACATCGGTATGCATCGACCTTGA
- a CDS encoding winged helix-turn-helix domain-containing protein, translated as MDVSKTKTSFYRRLYVAYLIDSGLASNVPALTEVTGMPRRTAQDTVAALADLDIVCEFEQEEGARNHAGRYRIRDWGAIDRGWIEENLPRIKAVLEYP; from the coding sequence ATGGACGTGAGCAAGACCAAGACCAGTTTCTACCGTCGCCTGTACGTGGCTTACCTGATCGACAGCGGCCTGGCGAGCAACGTCCCGGCGCTCACTGAAGTCACCGGCATGCCGCGACGCACTGCCCAGGACACGGTCGCGGCCCTGGCGGACCTGGATATCGTGTGTGAGTTCGAACAAGAGGAGGGCGCTCGCAACCACGCCGGGCGTTATCGGATTCGCGACTGGGGGGCGATTGACCGGGGGTGGATCGAGGAGAATCTGCCGCGGATCAAGGCGGTGCTCGAGTATCCCTGA
- a CDS encoding putative bifunctional diguanylate cyclase/phosphodiesterase, giving the protein MECAQPTPGEDSSVLLIVDDYPENLLSMRALLQRQDWQVMTASSGVEALNLLLEHDIDLVLLDVQMPEMDGFEVARLMRGSQRTRLTPIIFLTANEQSQDAVIKGYASGAVDYLFKPFDPQILKPKVQALLEHQRNRRALQRLSQDLEAARAFNASVLDNAAEGILVVDENGCIRFANPSTCRLLNATADQLQGMPFLDFLQKPHIPEWADSDIHNAYRRGETWRLHDAVLRTAPGQQVSVALSCAPLPSEQKAMVVTLQDMSVVRHLHQQLEYQAVTDPLTGLLNRRGFYQTAENLLMRSERLESNWVLLYLDLDGFKRVNDSLGHDAGDRVLRWVSEQLKACLRPFDILARLGGDEFTALLDLEFPEQAAKIAEKLIERVAICQQIEGMDVALGASIGIATYPDCGANLDGLLRASDIAMYEAKRAGRQQYRFYDHEMNGRARSRLMLEESVRSAIENRDFNMVYQPQVSIVDGRIRGFEALLRWQHPSVGDVPPGLFLPLLEEARLISRLGSWIYHRSAAQRKVWERLFADDLVLGVSLSSTQFGMPNLVTELRQVLERHALKPRQLEVEVTEDALMRNPDETQKQLRLLRQLGVRVALDDFGSGPCSLTHLRDLDLDTLKLDRHLIARLPGSPRDAALAASVIDLCTQLGLRVIAEGVETREQYLWLHAHGCEFVQGFLVARPLMAEDTDVFATPFDWSAVQA; this is encoded by the coding sequence ATGGAATGCGCGCAACCAACGCCCGGCGAAGACAGCTCTGTCCTTTTGATTGTTGATGATTACCCTGAAAACCTGCTCAGCATGCGGGCCTTGTTGCAGCGGCAGGATTGGCAGGTGATGACCGCGTCCTCGGGGGTCGAGGCGCTTAACCTGCTGCTCGAACACGACATCGATCTGGTGCTGCTGGATGTGCAGATGCCCGAAATGGACGGTTTCGAAGTGGCGCGCCTGATGCGCGGCAGCCAGCGCACGCGGCTCACGCCGATCATTTTCCTGACCGCCAACGAGCAATCCCAGGACGCGGTCATCAAGGGCTACGCCAGTGGCGCCGTGGATTACCTGTTCAAGCCCTTCGATCCGCAAATCCTCAAGCCCAAGGTCCAGGCATTGCTCGAGCACCAGCGCAATCGCCGGGCCTTGCAGCGCCTGAGCCAGGATCTCGAAGCGGCCAGGGCCTTCAATGCCTCGGTGCTGGACAACGCCGCCGAAGGCATCCTGGTGGTGGATGAGAATGGCTGTATCCGCTTCGCCAACCCGTCTACCTGCCGTTTGCTCAATGCCACCGCCGACCAGTTGCAGGGGATGCCGTTCCTGGATTTCCTGCAGAAACCCCATATTCCCGAATGGGCCGATTCTGATATCCATAATGCCTATCGGCGCGGTGAAACCTGGCGACTGCATGACGCGGTACTGCGCACGGCACCCGGCCAGCAGGTGTCGGTGGCCTTGTCCTGTGCGCCGCTGCCCTCGGAGCAGAAGGCGATGGTGGTAACGCTGCAGGACATGTCCGTGGTTCGCCACTTGCACCAGCAGCTCGAATACCAGGCCGTCACGGACCCGCTGACTGGCTTGCTCAACCGCCGGGGCTTCTACCAGACCGCGGAAAACCTGTTGATGCGCAGCGAGCGGCTGGAAAGCAACTGGGTGCTGCTGTACCTGGACCTCGATGGTTTCAAGCGGGTCAATGACTCGCTGGGGCACGACGCTGGGGACCGGGTCTTGCGCTGGGTGTCGGAGCAGTTGAAGGCGTGCCTGCGCCCCTTCGATATCCTGGCGCGGCTGGGCGGTGACGAGTTCACAGCCCTGCTGGACCTGGAGTTTCCCGAACAGGCGGCCAAGATCGCGGAGAAACTCATCGAGCGCGTCGCGATCTGCCAGCAGATCGAAGGCATGGACGTGGCACTCGGTGCCAGCATCGGCATCGCGACGTACCCGGACTGCGGCGCCAACCTCGATGGCTTGCTACGGGCCTCCGACATCGCCATGTACGAAGCCAAGCGTGCCGGTCGCCAGCAATACCGTTTCTATGACCACGAAATGAACGGTCGAGCCCGTTCACGGCTGATGCTGGAAGAGAGCGTGCGCTCGGCCATCGAAAACCGTGATTTCAATATGGTCTACCAGCCGCAGGTGAGCATCGTCGACGGGCGGATCCGTGGGTTCGAGGCGCTGTTGCGCTGGCAGCATCCGAGTGTCGGCGATGTGCCGCCGGGCCTGTTCCTGCCGTTGCTGGAAGAGGCGCGATTGATCAGTCGGCTGGGCAGTTGGATTTATCATCGCAGCGCGGCCCAGCGCAAAGTCTGGGAGCGTTTGTTCGCTGACGACCTGGTGTTGGGGGTAAGCCTGAGCAGCACTCAGTTCGGCATGCCGAACCTGGTGACCGAGTTGCGCCAGGTCCTGGAGCGCCACGCCTTGAAGCCTCGGCAGTTGGAGGTCGAGGTGACCGAGGATGCGCTGATGCGCAATCCCGATGAAACCCAAAAGCAGTTGCGGTTGCTGCGCCAGCTCGGGGTGCGGGTGGCGTTGGATGACTTCGGTTCGGGCCCGTGTTCGCTGACGCATCTGCGCGACCTTGACCTCGATACCCTCAAGCTGGATCGGCACTTGATTGCCCGCTTGCCGGGGTCGCCCCGGGACGCCGCGTTGGCCGCCTCGGTCATCGACCTCTGTACGCAGTTGGGTTTGCGGGTCATCGCCGAAGGGGTGGAAACCCGCGAGCAGTATCTGTGGCTACACGCCCACGGCTGTGAGTTCGTGCAGGGGTTCCTGGTGGCGCGACCGTTGATGGCCGAAGACACCGATGTCTTCGCCACGCCCTTCGACTGGAGCGCGGTGCAGGCCTGA
- a CDS encoding M48 family metallopeptidase: MTALKYLQAYPAALQAQVQQLIAQDRLGDYLQQRYPDRHPIQSDKALYGYALDLKQQYLRNAPAIDKVLFDSRLDLTHRALGLHTAVSRVQGGKLKAKKEIRIAALFKDAAPEFLKMIVVHELAHFKESDHNKAFYQLCEHMLPGYHQLEFDLRVYLTWRDLQPHKD; the protein is encoded by the coding sequence ATGACCGCGCTCAAATACCTCCAGGCCTACCCCGCCGCCTTGCAAGCCCAAGTGCAGCAATTGATCGCCCAGGACCGCCTGGGCGATTACCTGCAACAGCGCTACCCGGATCGGCATCCGATCCAGAGCGACAAGGCCCTGTACGGTTATGCGCTGGACCTCAAGCAGCAATACCTGCGTAACGCGCCGGCCATCGACAAGGTATTGTTCGACAGTCGCCTGGACCTGACCCACCGTGCTCTCGGCCTGCACACCGCGGTGTCGCGGGTGCAGGGCGGCAAGCTCAAGGCCAAGAAGGAAATCCGCATCGCGGCGCTGTTCAAGGACGCGGCACCCGAGTTCTTGAAGATGATCGTGGTGCACGAGCTGGCGCACTTCAAGGAGTCGGACCACAACAAGGCCTTCTACCAACTCTGCGAACACATGCTGCCGGGCTATCACCAACTGGAATTCGACCTGCGGGTGTACCTGACCTGGCGTGACCTGCAACCTCACAAGGACTGA
- a CDS encoding transposase, with protein MVLDEGQSVPEVCASLDIGPTALRRWVDQVRKERLGSTPVGAKAITADQREIQQLKALLRQKDLDIEILKKASALLLLDSKDHSR; from the coding sequence ATGGTGCTGGACGAGGGACAGTCGGTTCCCGAAGTCTGCGCCAGCCTGGATATTGGGCCCACGGCGCTTCGCCGCTGGGTCGATCAGGTTCGCAAGGAACGCTTGGGTTCGACCCCGGTGGGCGCCAAGGCGATTACCGCTGATCAGCGTGAAATTCAGCAGCTCAAAGCGTTGCTCAGGCAAAAAGACCTGGACATTGAAATCCTAAAAAAGGCCAGTGCTCTCCTGCTTTTGGACTCCAAAGATCATTCTCGTTGA